From Actinosynnema mirum DSM 43827, a single genomic window includes:
- a CDS encoding amidase family protein, whose amino-acid sequence MDLTDACFAGAAAQADLLRSGVLTSRELVSECLRRIERVDRGLNAFRLVFAERALADAEAADARRARGGDAPLLGVPVAVKEDFALAGLPTTLGTSAVETVADADSEVVSLLRGAGAVVVGRTRMPELGLWPFTESSWAGPTRNPWSPRHSAGGSSGGSAAAVAAGLVGAAVGTDGGGSVRIPAAATGLVGLKTQRGRVPLGGQPWGGLVAAGPITRRVRDAALLADVLAPGEDFVGAAAEDPGRLKVAVALRPWSAGVPVAREVLDAVLDTAVLLTDLGHEVVRLDAALAEVPGWVDFSVRYLRDGAAGGVAALDRPDRLDRRTRRVAAMGRAIPAAVGAAAVASGRGTTERANRVFTRYDVLLSPVLTHPALRVGQWRELTAVEALLAAARHTAFLPVWNVAGNPAVAVPAGFTGAGLPLSVQLVGRPHDERTVLSVAGQLERARPWADRRPPVG is encoded by the coding sequence ATGGATCTGACCGACGCGTGCTTCGCGGGCGCCGCCGCCCAGGCCGACCTGCTGCGCTCCGGGGTGCTGACCTCCCGCGAGCTGGTGTCCGAGTGCCTGCGGCGGATCGAGCGCGTCGATCGGGGGCTCAACGCGTTCCGGCTGGTGTTCGCCGAGCGGGCGCTCGCGGACGCCGAGGCCGCCGACGCGCGGCGGGCGCGGGGTGGGGACGCGCCGCTGCTGGGGGTGCCGGTGGCGGTGAAGGAGGACTTCGCGCTGGCCGGGCTGCCCACCACGCTGGGCACCTCGGCGGTGGAGACGGTCGCGGACGCGGACAGCGAGGTGGTGTCGCTGCTGCGCGGGGCGGGCGCGGTGGTGGTGGGGCGCACGCGGATGCCGGAACTGGGGCTGTGGCCGTTCACCGAGAGCAGCTGGGCCGGGCCCACCCGCAACCCGTGGTCGCCCCGCCACTCGGCCGGGGGTTCCAGCGGCGGGTCCGCGGCGGCGGTGGCGGCCGGGCTGGTGGGGGCCGCGGTGGGCACGGACGGCGGGGGTTCGGTGCGCATCCCGGCGGCGGCGACCGGGCTGGTGGGGCTCAAGACGCAGCGCGGGCGGGTGCCGCTGGGCGGGCAGCCGTGGGGCGGGCTGGTGGCGGCGGGGCCGATCACGCGGCGGGTGCGGGACGCGGCGCTGCTGGCGGACGTGCTCGCGCCCGGCGAGGACTTCGTGGGGGCCGCGGCCGAGGACCCCGGCCGGTTGAAGGTGGCGGTGGCGCTGCGGCCGTGGTCGGCGGGGGTGCCGGTGGCGCGGGAGGTGCTGGACGCGGTGCTGGACACCGCCGTGCTGCTGACCGACCTGGGGCACGAGGTGGTGCGGCTGGACGCGGCGCTGGCGGAGGTGCCGGGATGGGTGGACTTCTCGGTGCGCTACCTGCGCGACGGGGCCGCAGGCGGGGTGGCGGCGCTGGACCGGCCGGACCGCCTTGACCGGCGCACCCGGCGGGTCGCGGCGATGGGGCGGGCGATCCCGGCCGCCGTGGGGGCGGCGGCGGTGGCGTCCGGCAGGGGCACGACCGAGCGGGCGAACCGGGTGTTCACCCGCTACGACGTGCTGCTGAGCCCGGTGCTCACCCACCCGGCGCTGCGGGTGGGGCAGTGGCGGGAGCTGACGGCGGTGGAGGCGCTGCTCGCGGCGGCCCGGCACACCGCGTTCCTGCCGGTGTGGAACGTGGCGGGCAACCCGGCGGTGGCGGTCCCGGCGGGGTTCACCGGCGCGGGGCTGCCGCTGTCGGTGCAGCTGGTCGGGCGCCCGCACGACGAGCGGACGGTGCTGTCGGTGGCGGGGCAGCTGGAGCGGGCCCGGCCGTGGGCGGACCGCAGGCCGCCGGTGGGGTGA
- a CDS encoding pentapeptide repeat-containing protein — translation MVLSWLPWVVAAALAAVAVARQVRMSEHDTLLDEHARRRTAPDRVSTPTAWRRVTRDVLDGAPRALDRLDAHVAQRPDRRQDAVDLLLICLRSGVARGLNAAWRTEVQDRLRAHLSPGPGFWPGMALRAAGATLVELDLSGCRPGSIDLTGAVFLGDARLRAMTVTGPATFAQARFLRHADLADTLFTADADLTGAVLTGNAVLRGVRVAGATSLAGARVSGRADLSGAELTGPADFTGARFGGRALFTGTTFGHDARFDRVWFRGRTDVTSALVGDTASFTDARFGRRVPR, via the coding sequence ATGGTCCTGTCCTGGCTCCCCTGGGTGGTGGCCGCCGCGCTGGCCGCGGTCGCCGTGGCGCGCCAGGTGCGCATGTCCGAGCACGACACCCTCCTCGACGAGCACGCCCGCCGCCGCACCGCCCCCGACCGGGTCTCCACCCCGACCGCGTGGCGCCGCGTCACCCGCGACGTGCTCGACGGGGCCCCGCGCGCGCTGGACCGGCTCGACGCGCACGTCGCGCAGCGCCCCGACCGCCGCCAGGACGCGGTCGACCTGCTGCTGATCTGCCTGCGCTCGGGCGTGGCGCGCGGCCTGAACGCGGCCTGGCGCACCGAGGTGCAGGACCGCCTGCGCGCCCACCTGAGCCCCGGCCCCGGCTTCTGGCCCGGCATGGCGCTGCGCGCGGCGGGCGCCACCCTGGTCGAGCTGGACCTGTCGGGCTGCCGCCCCGGCTCGATCGACCTGACCGGCGCGGTGTTCCTGGGCGACGCGCGGCTGCGCGCGATGACCGTCACCGGCCCGGCCACGTTCGCGCAGGCCAGGTTCCTGCGGCACGCCGACCTCGCCGACACCCTGTTCACCGCCGACGCCGACCTGACCGGCGCGGTCCTCACCGGCAACGCGGTGCTGCGCGGGGTGCGCGTGGCGGGCGCGACGAGCCTGGCCGGGGCCAGGGTGTCCGGCCGGGCCGACCTGAGCGGGGCCGAGCTGACCGGTCCGGCGGACTTCACCGGGGCGCGCTTCGGCGGGCGGGCGCTGTTCACCGGCACCACCTTCGGCCACGACGCGCGCTTCGACCGGGTGTGGTTCCGGGGCCGCACGGACGTCACCTCCGCGCTGGTGGGGGACACCGCGTCGTTCACCGACGCCCGCTTCGGCAGGCGCGTGCCCCGCTGA
- a CDS encoding CGNR zinc finger domain-containing protein, whose product MHFNPYGGAAAQMAATLVNLDRDCSPERLLDVLRTLDYKPVGTLDAGGARELLEWARRLERVFDDPRGTVGLVNELLAETATRPHISTHDGRPPHLHFAPAELPTQERVRAYTAAGVAHAVCDAPDRLGRCAAPGCAVVYVDTSRNGRRRFCSTRCANRVHVSLHRSRRGADEG is encoded by the coding sequence GTGCACTTCAACCCTTACGGCGGCGCGGCGGCCCAGATGGCGGCGACGCTGGTGAACCTGGACCGGGACTGCTCGCCCGAGCGGCTGCTGGACGTGCTGCGCACGCTGGACTACAAGCCCGTCGGCACGCTCGACGCGGGCGGGGCGCGGGAGCTGCTGGAGTGGGCGCGGCGGTTGGAGCGGGTGTTCGACGACCCGCGCGGCACGGTCGGGCTGGTCAACGAGCTGCTGGCCGAGACCGCGACCCGCCCGCACATCTCCACGCACGACGGCCGCCCGCCGCACCTGCACTTCGCGCCCGCCGAGCTGCCCACGCAGGAGCGGGTGCGCGCGTACACGGCGGCGGGGGTGGCGCACGCGGTGTGCGACGCGCCGGACCGGCTCGGGCGGTGCGCGGCGCCGGGGTGCGCGGTGGTGTACGTGGACACCTCCCGCAACGGTCGGCGGCGGTTCTGCTCGACGCGGTGCGCGAACCGGGTGCACGTGTCGCTGCACCGCTCGCGGCGCGGGGCCGACGAGGGCTGA
- a CDS encoding TetR/AcrR family transcriptional regulator, which produces MTSRRDPTRRDPNRRDPNRRDLLRDTAIAVLAAEGGRGLTHRAVDRGAGVPEGTTKNYFPTRDALLGAAAARMTSLHAEAVDRLRATTPPGVSADQVAGLYPALLRRAVADDPTQFLAMVELYLEAVRRPGVREALGRMVVANAGAGAALHRVAGLPGSARDAALLDAYFLGVAISLLALPEDALGQVGLDDPVDLGLGLFRAAVEHQGDDRGGPGDDSTR; this is translated from the coding sequence GTGACCTCCCGCCGCGACCCGACCCGCCGTGATCCGAACCGCAGGGACCCGAACCGCAGGGACCTGCTGCGCGACACGGCCATCGCGGTGCTGGCCGCCGAGGGCGGGCGCGGCCTGACCCACCGGGCGGTCGACCGGGGCGCGGGCGTGCCGGAGGGCACGACGAAGAACTACTTCCCCACCAGGGACGCCCTGCTCGGCGCGGCGGCGGCCCGCATGACCTCCCTGCACGCCGAGGCCGTGGACCGCCTGCGCGCGACCACCCCGCCGGGCGTGTCCGCCGACCAGGTCGCCGGCCTGTACCCGGCGCTGCTGCGGCGCGCGGTGGCGGACGACCCGACGCAGTTCCTGGCGATGGTGGAGCTGTACCTGGAGGCGGTGCGCAGGCCGGGGGTGCGCGAGGCGCTGGGGCGGATGGTCGTGGCGAACGCCGGGGCGGGCGCGGCGCTGCACCGGGTGGCGGGGCTGCCGGGGTCGGCGAGGGACGCGGCGCTGCTGGACGCGTACTTCCTCGGGGTGGCGATCTCGCTGCTGGCGCTGCCCGAGGACGCGCTGGGGCAGGTCGGCCTCGACGACCCGGTGGACCTGGGGCTCGGGCTGTTCCGGGCGGCGGTGGAGCACCAGGGGGACGACCGGGGCGGTCCAGGGGACGACTCGACGCGGTAG
- a CDS encoding alpha/beta hydrolase has translation MTITATAAGLDCVVLPPRTGNRLVLLWHLLGTPGSPAAMAAALPLREVDAWRAYLPLPPVPEGADVLVDRYAPLVETALAVLPDALADLRAELGVPDGPVDLVGGSAGGHIALLAAARALVPVRRVAAVNPATDALSVVTVNDPHYEWSPRAREVERDLRVAPTITAPVLIVRGAQERPAMVPGQNALARALPDARLLDLPDLAHMVDTPERASAVDREVGSWLA, from the coding sequence ATGACCATCACCGCGACCGCGGCGGGCCTGGACTGCGTCGTCCTGCCGCCGCGCACCGGCAACCGCCTGGTCCTGCTGTGGCACCTGCTGGGCACCCCCGGCAGCCCCGCCGCGATGGCCGCGGCGCTCCCGCTGCGCGAGGTCGACGCCTGGCGCGCCTACCTCCCGCTGCCCCCGGTCCCCGAGGGCGCCGACGTGCTCGTCGACCGCTACGCCCCGCTCGTGGAGACCGCCCTCGCCGTGCTCCCGGACGCGCTGGCCGACCTGCGCGCCGAGCTCGGCGTCCCCGACGGCCCCGTCGACCTGGTCGGCGGCTCCGCCGGTGGCCACATCGCGCTGCTCGCCGCCGCCAGGGCCCTGGTGCCGGTGCGCCGGGTCGCCGCGGTCAACCCCGCCACCGACGCCCTGTCCGTCGTCACCGTCAACGACCCGCACTACGAGTGGTCCCCCCGCGCCCGCGAGGTCGAGCGCGACCTCCGGGTCGCCCCCACCATCACCGCGCCCGTGCTGATCGTGCGCGGCGCGCAGGAGCGCCCGGCCATGGTCCCCGGCCAGAACGCCCTCGCCCGCGCCCTCCCGGACGCCCGCCTGCTCGACCTGCCGGACCTGGCCCACATGGTCGACACCCCCGAGCGCGCGAGCGCCGTGGACCGGGAGGTGGGCTCGTGGCTGGCCTGA
- a CDS encoding SDR family oxidoreductase: MAGLTVVTGGGRGIGAAIVRRLSADGGRVVFSYRADTAAAHALAAETGAIAVRAEASDPGDVDRLFDTAAELGALTGAVANAGTTSPVGTLVELDVRDLRRVVDVNVVGALLCARRAARDLREGGALVAISSAAATLGSPGEYVHYAASKAAVDAMVVGLAKELGPRGVRVNAVAAGTVRTDIHRVSGVPDRPDRVAAAIPLGRPGEPEEIAAAVAWLLSPEASFTTGAVLRSAGGL; encoded by the coding sequence GTGGCTGGCCTGACCGTCGTCACCGGCGGCGGCCGGGGGATCGGGGCCGCGATCGTGCGCAGGCTCTCCGCCGACGGCGGCCGGGTCGTGTTCTCCTACCGCGCCGACACCGCCGCCGCCCACGCCCTGGCCGCCGAGACCGGCGCGATCGCCGTGCGCGCCGAGGCGAGCGACCCCGGCGACGTCGACCGGCTCTTCGACACCGCCGCCGAGCTCGGCGCCCTCACCGGCGCGGTCGCCAACGCGGGCACCACCAGCCCCGTGGGGACCCTGGTCGAGCTGGACGTGCGCGACCTGCGGCGCGTGGTCGACGTCAACGTCGTCGGCGCCCTGCTGTGCGCCCGGCGCGCCGCCCGCGACCTGCGCGAGGGCGGCGCGCTCGTGGCCATCTCCTCCGCCGCGGCGACCCTCGGGTCACCGGGGGAGTACGTGCACTACGCGGCCAGCAAGGCCGCCGTCGACGCCATGGTCGTGGGGCTGGCCAAGGAGCTGGGGCCGCGCGGGGTGCGGGTCAACGCGGTCGCGGCGGGCACCGTGCGCACCGACATCCACCGCGTCTCCGGGGTCCCCGACCGCCCGGACCGGGTCGCCGCCGCCATCCCCCTCGGCAGGCCGGGCGAGCCCGAGGAGATCGCCGCCGCCGTGGCGTGGCTGCTCTCCCCGGAGGCCTCGTTCACGACCGGGGCGGTGCTGCGCTCGGCCGGGGGGCTGTGA